From one Microbulbifer sp. A4B17 genomic stretch:
- the malT gene encoding HTH-type transcriptional regulator MalT: MLLTSKYSLPDCPEHALSRPRLLSVLNQCHSDQLLLVTAPAGYGKTTLVTSWASQQDNPVAWYTLDASDNEPSQFCRYLVESVHRATGNGVPQTHQLLSAPQRPDPSTLVSHLLSELRGLPSELRIVLDDYHQIDNQQVHDTTRFLLRHAPAGVGIVLTSRSQPPLGLATLRVQGRLLELGSNELALNIEEIATLLMQRLPFNLDGDRAAQLHHLSEGWPPAVQLFTLSVRDSNEVDRYLAELEQGHSHILDYLAEEVLERLEPQLRQLLSCTSILTRVNAQLAERLTGRQDGQQLLEEAARRGLFLQAQDSSRQWFRFHPVFARFLQRQINDREHLLQLHSTACDTWQELDQPVEALRHALAGGDRERLKQLLNDRGEQLLRAGQSRLLRDCLDWLGDEALQHSARFTLLSAKMARENFEYDLCEKNLAASESWLQREDPAQWRDFEGAFATMRAQVAIARGQTLQAKEYAEEALALLRADQLGERISALLVTGETSFCLGALQEANRYMQEVEALAIAERDIPSAAWAICQQTEIAFAQGLLKKASTLQEKVQTLVQKNHLSTLPISEFVCRLRGQLQWESGDLEGAEQSARRGMQINRRVGEHWLLPEYTLLLKIAQARGEKEESLEWLERIERLLTDGRYHRDWIANADATRIRTWRALGNQQAIASWLEQATPVADRPSNHFEQCHGRNHVRAMIELHHWSDANRLLSRLKQVANECGLETDRLRNRVLESHLLWLREQYPQSVEAISEALLLSHERDFRASFLQIGKPLIVILKAALENGLGDAESCKAQQLIKAAQQQPELDGGIRIELDDTIIREILASDAVPDFLRHSPLTPREWQVLNAIHSGLSNEKIARHFKVAPSTIKTHIRSLYQKLDVKDRQEAIALAEQMLRSVQDKP, translated from the coding sequence ATGCTTTTAACTTCCAAATACAGCCTGCCGGATTGCCCCGAGCACGCCCTATCGCGCCCGCGCCTGCTGTCGGTTCTGAACCAATGCCACAGCGATCAACTGCTGTTGGTGACGGCTCCTGCGGGATATGGCAAGACCACGCTGGTTACCTCCTGGGCCTCACAGCAGGACAACCCGGTCGCCTGGTATACGCTGGATGCCAGTGATAATGAACCGAGCCAATTCTGCCGCTACCTGGTGGAAAGCGTGCACAGGGCGACCGGCAATGGTGTCCCCCAGACTCACCAGTTGTTGTCCGCGCCCCAGCGCCCGGACCCCTCAACCCTGGTGAGCCACCTGCTGTCGGAACTGCGGGGCCTGCCCAGCGAACTGCGCATCGTGCTGGACGACTACCACCAGATCGACAACCAGCAGGTGCATGACACTACCCGCTTTTTGTTGCGCCATGCCCCCGCCGGTGTCGGTATTGTTCTCACCAGTCGCAGCCAACCGCCCCTGGGCCTGGCCACCCTGCGAGTTCAAGGGCGATTACTGGAATTGGGCAGTAATGAGCTGGCCCTCAACATTGAGGAAATCGCCACCCTGCTCATGCAGCGCCTGCCGTTTAATCTCGACGGCGACCGCGCAGCCCAGCTGCATCATCTCAGTGAGGGCTGGCCCCCCGCCGTTCAGCTATTCACTTTATCCGTGCGCGACAGCAACGAAGTGGATCGCTATCTGGCAGAGCTGGAGCAGGGCCACAGCCATATTCTCGACTACCTGGCTGAGGAAGTACTGGAGCGGCTGGAACCCCAACTGCGCCAGCTCCTCTCCTGCACATCGATCCTCACCCGGGTTAATGCCCAACTGGCGGAGCGCCTTACCGGTCGCCAGGACGGTCAGCAGTTGCTGGAAGAGGCCGCGCGTCGCGGGTTATTCCTGCAGGCGCAGGATTCAAGCCGCCAGTGGTTCCGCTTTCACCCGGTCTTCGCCCGCTTCCTGCAACGGCAAATTAATGACCGCGAACACTTGCTGCAACTGCACAGCACTGCCTGTGATACCTGGCAAGAATTAGACCAGCCGGTGGAGGCCCTGCGCCACGCCCTGGCCGGCGGCGACCGCGAGCGGTTAAAACAACTGCTCAACGATCGAGGGGAACAGCTTCTGCGCGCGGGGCAGTCGCGCCTGCTGCGGGACTGCCTAGACTGGCTCGGCGACGAAGCCCTGCAACACAGCGCCCGCTTTACCCTCCTGTCCGCCAAAATGGCGCGGGAGAATTTTGAATACGACCTGTGCGAGAAAAACCTGGCGGCCTCCGAAAGCTGGCTGCAGCGGGAGGACCCGGCACAGTGGCGCGACTTTGAAGGCGCCTTTGCCACCATGCGCGCCCAAGTGGCCATTGCCCGAGGGCAGACACTGCAAGCCAAGGAGTATGCTGAAGAAGCCCTGGCCCTACTCCGCGCAGACCAGCTGGGCGAGAGAATCTCTGCTCTGCTGGTCACCGGTGAGACCAGCTTCTGCCTGGGTGCCTTGCAAGAGGCCAACCGCTATATGCAGGAAGTTGAAGCCCTGGCGATCGCCGAACGGGATATCCCCAGCGCCGCCTGGGCCATCTGCCAACAGACAGAGATCGCCTTTGCCCAGGGCCTGCTGAAGAAAGCGTCCACGCTGCAGGAGAAGGTGCAGACCCTCGTGCAGAAAAATCACCTATCCACACTGCCCATCTCGGAATTTGTGTGCCGGCTGCGCGGCCAGCTGCAATGGGAGTCCGGCGATCTGGAAGGTGCCGAGCAATCCGCCCGCCGAGGTATGCAAATCAACCGCCGGGTCGGCGAGCACTGGCTGCTGCCAGAGTACACCCTGCTGTTAAAAATCGCCCAGGCCCGGGGGGAGAAAGAGGAATCCCTGGAGTGGCTGGAGCGTATCGAGCGGCTGCTCACAGACGGGCGCTACCATCGGGACTGGATCGCCAACGCCGATGCCACCCGCATCCGCACTTGGCGCGCCCTGGGCAATCAGCAGGCCATCGCCAGCTGGTTGGAACAGGCTACTCCCGTCGCCGACAGACCCAGCAATCACTTTGAACAGTGCCACGGGCGCAACCATGTGCGCGCGATGATTGAGCTGCACCACTGGTCCGATGCCAACCGCCTGTTGAGCCGCCTGAAACAAGTCGCCAACGAGTGCGGCCTGGAAACAGATCGCCTGCGCAACCGGGTGCTGGAATCCCACCTGCTGTGGCTGCGGGAGCAATATCCCCAATCTGTGGAGGCTATTAGTGAAGCCTTACTTCTCTCCCACGAACGGGATTTTCGCGCCAGCTTCCTGCAGATCGGCAAACCTTTAATCGTTATCCTGAAAGCCGCCCTGGAAAATGGCCTGGGAGATGCGGAGTCCTGCAAAGCCCAGCAACTGATCAAAGCGGCACAACAGCAGCCGGAGCTGGACGGTGGTATTCGCATCGAACTAGATGACACCATTATCCGCGAGATACTGGCCAGCGATGCCGTGCCAGACTTCCTGCGCCACTCCCCACTCACCCCGAGGGAGTGGCAGGTACTCAATGCGATTCACTCTGGGCTATCGAACGAAAAAATCGCCCGTCACTTTAAGGTGGCGCCGAGCACCATCAAGACCCATATTCGCAGCCTCTACCAAAAGCTGGACGTCAAGGATCGCCAGGAGGCCATCGCCCTGGCCGAGCAAATGCTTCGCTCGGTCCAGGACAAGCCTTAA
- a CDS encoding alpha-amylase family glycosyl hydrolase produces the protein MSGNSYEWWRNSVIYQIYPRSFCDANGDGIGDIPGITQKLDYVKSLGVDAIWISPFFKSPMVDFGYDVADYRDVDPIFGNLEDFDRMIEAAHERGLKVIIDQILSHTSDQHPWFQESRANRDNPKADWYVWVDPKEDGTPPNNWVSVFGGGSWRWCTRRRQYYLANFLKEQPDLNVHNPEVQEQLLADMKFWLDRGVDGFRLDAVNFIFHQQALGNNPARPLKLDEKGLPPVNHYDYQWHQNDKSQPENLVFLQRVRQLMDQYPGTVTVGEVGDDNTHKIMAEYTTEKRLHMAYSFDLLTEDCSAGFLRETLEKNRDVIEKGWPCWSISNHDVPRSITRWNKGFSDDQADARAPLFLLMQLALRGSVCLYQGEELGLPEAEIAYEDLVDPYGINLWPEFKGRDGCRTPMPWTNTSDDNAGFSTAKSWLPVSGEHQQRAVEVQQDAQRSMLNRFRALIEWHRKLPQSLATAEQEVIHTGSELFAFVRRSETEEMLVVLNLGKTSDSLQVPDEFSAARNITPALFSGHVVGNNLNLAAADACVLLREKS, from the coding sequence ATGAGCGGCAACAGCTATGAGTGGTGGCGCAATAGCGTTATTTATCAGATTTACCCACGCAGCTTCTGCGACGCCAACGGAGATGGCATCGGTGATATTCCCGGAATTACGCAAAAACTGGATTATGTAAAATCCCTCGGCGTAGACGCCATCTGGATCTCACCCTTTTTTAAATCGCCGATGGTGGATTTTGGCTATGACGTTGCCGACTACCGGGATGTAGACCCTATTTTTGGCAACCTGGAAGATTTCGACCGGATGATCGAAGCGGCCCACGAGCGCGGCCTGAAAGTGATTATCGACCAAATCCTCAGCCACACCTCGGACCAGCACCCCTGGTTCCAGGAAAGTCGTGCCAACCGCGACAACCCCAAAGCGGACTGGTATGTCTGGGTTGATCCTAAAGAAGATGGCACCCCTCCCAACAACTGGGTCTCCGTATTTGGAGGAGGCTCCTGGCGCTGGTGTACCCGCCGCCGACAGTACTATTTGGCCAACTTCCTCAAAGAACAGCCGGACCTGAATGTTCACAACCCGGAAGTCCAGGAGCAGCTGCTCGCCGATATGAAATTCTGGCTCGATCGGGGTGTAGATGGTTTCCGACTGGATGCGGTCAACTTTATTTTCCATCAGCAGGCCCTGGGCAATAACCCGGCGCGCCCGCTCAAGCTTGACGAGAAAGGCCTGCCGCCAGTCAATCACTACGACTACCAGTGGCACCAGAATGATAAATCCCAGCCGGAAAACCTGGTGTTTCTCCAGCGGGTACGGCAGTTAATGGACCAATATCCCGGCACTGTGACCGTAGGTGAAGTTGGCGACGACAATACCCATAAAATCATGGCCGAGTACACCACGGAAAAACGCCTGCACATGGCCTATTCCTTCGATCTATTGACCGAGGATTGCAGTGCGGGCTTCCTGCGCGAAACTCTGGAAAAAAACCGCGACGTAATCGAGAAGGGCTGGCCCTGCTGGTCGATCAGCAATCACGATGTACCCCGCTCAATAACCCGCTGGAACAAAGGCTTTAGCGATGACCAAGCCGATGCCAGGGCCCCATTATTCCTGCTGATGCAATTGGCACTGCGCGGCAGTGTCTGCCTCTACCAAGGGGAAGAACTGGGCCTACCGGAAGCGGAAATTGCCTATGAAGATCTGGTAGACCCCTACGGCATTAATCTGTGGCCGGAATTCAAAGGCCGCGACGGCTGCCGCACTCCGATGCCCTGGACCAATACCAGCGACGACAACGCGGGCTTTTCCACAGCAAAATCCTGGCTACCCGTTTCTGGGGAGCACCAGCAACGGGCGGTAGAGGTTCAGCAGGACGCCCAGCGCTCCATGCTCAACCGCTTCCGCGCACTGATCGAATGGCACAGGAAGCTACCCCAATCGTTGGCGACTGCAGAGCAGGAAGTGATCCACACGGGCAGTGAACTGTTTGCTTTCGTAAGGCGCAGCGAAACTGAAGAAATGCTGGTTGTTCTCAACCTGGGGAAAACCAGTGACTCCTTACAAGTACCTGATGAGTTCTCCGCTGCCCGAAATATTACTCCAGCACTGTTTAGTGGGCATGTAGTAGGAAATAATTTAAATCTGGCTGCTGCAGATGCCTGTGTACTCCTGCGCGAAAAAAGCTGA
- a CDS encoding plasma-membrane proton-efflux P-type ATPase — protein MQGQESSPNNQNNSDQQSLDLQNADIDAVYTELNTSPAGLTKNEASTRLQKYGPNAIQEKEQSALAKFLRFFWGPIPWMIEAAALLSALIGHWPDFAIIMALLLYNAIAGFWQEHKAANALAALKASMAPKANVLRDGEYQSIDAAMVVPGDIVRIKLGQVVPADVRFTEGKSISIDQAALTGESLPVSKSIGDIGYSSSIAKRGEMTAVVIGTGHNTFFGRTAQLVAGAGQSASHSQKAVTHIGDFLIVLCLVLAVILVGTELYRDIVVAETWHWSDIINILRTVLVLLIASIPVAMPSVITVTNALGALALSRKKAIVSRLESIEELAGVDILCSDKTGTLTKNQLCLEEPTLFSAENNDQLILAAAIASEAGASDPIDQAIFAGLKNKEELKKYKVEEFTPFDPVSKRTEVKVQDQDGQTLFFSKGAPQAIVDLCSLSGAEANKASACVQQQASRGLRSLGVAQKANGTPWQFLGILSLEDPPRDDSKDTIQRAREHGLQVKMITGDDVAIGKEIATQVGIGTNIFAANSVFKKSQDMDHLPSTIVDTVERADGFGRVFPEHKYAIVKALQGRGHQVAMTGDGVNDAPALKQADCGIAVSGATDAARAAAAIILTSPGLSTIVDAIDEARKIFERIINYVLFRVSMTLDIMVVVVFATIMFGFSPLTPVMIVLVALLDDIPIMTIAYDNTLLPKEPVHWQMRDLLLGSSIIGLFSIAQTMGILFIGMEWLNNTSWQAWIALNKEQIQTIVFLQIVAGGHLLLFVVRSRTAFFSRPLPAFPLFIAIVGTQAFTVLMCGFGWLVPAIPWTVIGLVWLYMIIWMFFLDLVKKLLYRRLSDI, from the coding sequence GTGCAAGGTCAAGAATCATCGCCAAATAATCAAAACAACAGCGACCAGCAATCGCTGGATTTGCAGAACGCTGATATTGACGCAGTTTACACTGAACTAAACACGTCGCCCGCCGGCCTCACCAAAAATGAAGCCAGCACCCGCCTGCAAAAATATGGTCCCAATGCCATCCAGGAGAAGGAGCAAAGCGCACTCGCTAAATTTTTGCGATTTTTCTGGGGTCCCATTCCCTGGATGATTGAAGCGGCCGCATTGCTTTCTGCATTAATTGGCCACTGGCCCGATTTCGCCATCATTATGGCCCTGCTGTTATACAACGCGATTGCCGGGTTTTGGCAGGAGCACAAAGCTGCCAATGCGCTGGCAGCACTGAAAGCCAGTATGGCACCCAAAGCCAATGTATTAAGGGATGGAGAGTATCAATCCATCGATGCGGCAATGGTGGTCCCCGGGGATATAGTTCGAATAAAGCTAGGGCAAGTCGTACCCGCTGATGTGCGCTTTACCGAAGGGAAATCCATCAGTATTGATCAAGCCGCCCTTACGGGAGAATCTCTACCCGTCAGTAAGAGCATCGGTGATATTGGCTATTCCAGCAGTATCGCCAAACGGGGGGAGATGACCGCTGTTGTCATTGGTACCGGGCACAATACATTCTTTGGGCGCACCGCCCAACTTGTTGCCGGTGCAGGGCAAAGTGCCTCACATTCGCAGAAAGCCGTCACCCATATCGGTGACTTCCTCATCGTGCTGTGTCTGGTGCTGGCCGTTATTCTGGTGGGCACAGAGTTATACCGCGATATCGTGGTCGCGGAAACATGGCACTGGTCAGATATCATCAATATTCTTCGCACTGTACTGGTGTTGCTGATCGCATCAATTCCCGTTGCCATGCCTTCGGTCATCACAGTGACCAATGCTCTCGGCGCCCTGGCACTATCCCGTAAAAAAGCGATCGTCTCGCGGCTGGAATCCATCGAAGAATTGGCCGGTGTTGATATCCTCTGCTCAGACAAAACTGGCACCCTCACCAAAAACCAATTATGCCTCGAAGAACCTACCTTATTCAGTGCGGAAAACAACGACCAGTTGATCCTTGCTGCTGCTATCGCTTCTGAAGCAGGCGCCAGTGATCCAATTGATCAAGCAATTTTTGCCGGCCTAAAAAATAAGGAAGAGCTAAAGAAATATAAGGTTGAGGAATTCACTCCATTTGATCCGGTTAGCAAACGTACCGAGGTCAAGGTACAGGATCAGGACGGGCAAACCCTATTTTTCAGCAAAGGGGCCCCCCAAGCTATTGTCGACTTATGCAGCTTGAGTGGTGCGGAGGCCAACAAAGCCTCTGCTTGTGTGCAACAACAGGCCTCCAGGGGGCTACGCTCCCTGGGAGTTGCTCAGAAGGCAAACGGCACACCGTGGCAATTCCTGGGTATTCTGTCTCTTGAAGACCCACCTCGGGATGACTCCAAAGACACTATTCAACGTGCACGGGAACATGGACTCCAGGTAAAAATGATTACTGGCGACGATGTGGCAATCGGCAAGGAAATCGCCACTCAAGTCGGTATCGGAACAAATATTTTTGCAGCCAATAGTGTATTCAAAAAGTCCCAGGATATGGACCACCTGCCATCTACTATCGTCGACACCGTGGAACGTGCCGATGGGTTTGGAAGAGTATTTCCCGAGCACAAATATGCCATTGTGAAAGCACTTCAAGGCAGAGGTCACCAGGTTGCCATGACCGGAGATGGTGTGAACGATGCCCCTGCCCTTAAGCAAGCTGATTGCGGAATCGCTGTCAGTGGCGCAACGGATGCCGCACGCGCCGCCGCAGCCATCATCCTGACCTCCCCTGGGCTATCCACCATCGTCGATGCCATTGATGAAGCGCGAAAAATATTTGAACGTATTATTAACTATGTGCTTTTTAGAGTATCAATGACCCTGGACATTATGGTGGTAGTTGTCTTTGCCACCATTATGTTCGGCTTTTCACCACTAACCCCTGTTATGATCGTATTAGTGGCTCTTCTTGATGATATCCCCATTATGACCATTGCCTACGATAATACACTGCTGCCCAAGGAACCCGTACATTGGCAAATGCGCGACCTATTGCTGGGCTCCAGCATTATCGGCCTTTTTTCTATTGCCCAAACAATGGGTATTCTGTTTATTGGAATGGAATGGCTCAATAACACCAGTTGGCAAGCTTGGATCGCACTAAATAAAGAGCAAATTCAAACCATTGTATTTTTACAGATCGTAGCGGGAGGGCATCTGCTACTATTCGTTGTGCGCTCACGCACAGCATTCTTTTCCAGGCCATTACCCGCATTCCCTCTATTTATCGCAATTGTTGGCACTCAAGCATTTACCGTGCTGATGTGCGGATTCGGCTGGCTGGTACCCGCAATACCCTGGACCGTAATCGGCCTGGTATGGCTATACATGATTATCTGGATGTTTTTCCTGGATTTGGTCAAGAAACTTCTTTATCGAAGATTGAGTGATATCTGA
- a CDS encoding polyphosphate kinase 2 family protein → MNCFEDFRVKPGSKIKLSEIDPGFRHCYESHEEALPETQRMDEQIRSYTYKLYAECKTSLLICLQGIDASGKDGTIKHVLGATNPQMCRAISFKEPSKEESEHDFLWRYHKVTPARGHISIFNRSQYEGVLIERVHSLVPMKIWSERYDQINNFEKLLSESNTIILKFFLYISQDEQLERFKQRIDDPAKQWKISESDYTEAKYWDEYICAFEDMLNQCSTEYAPWFVIPANHKWFRDLAVASIISEALKKLNPQFPAPTVNLEEIKMKYHQLKNSQ, encoded by the coding sequence ATGAATTGTTTCGAAGATTTCAGGGTAAAGCCTGGCAGCAAGATCAAGCTCTCAGAAATAGATCCGGGCTTCAGGCACTGCTACGAAAGCCACGAAGAGGCACTCCCAGAAACCCAGCGTATGGATGAGCAAATACGCTCATACACTTACAAACTTTACGCTGAGTGCAAAACATCACTACTTATCTGTCTTCAGGGAATCGATGCGTCTGGGAAGGATGGCACAATAAAGCATGTATTGGGCGCAACAAATCCACAAATGTGTAGAGCAATATCCTTTAAGGAACCTTCAAAAGAAGAGAGCGAGCACGATTTCTTATGGCGATATCACAAAGTAACTCCGGCTCGGGGTCATATATCAATCTTTAACCGCTCACAGTATGAGGGTGTACTGATTGAGCGAGTACATAGTCTGGTTCCGATGAAAATTTGGAGCGAACGCTACGACCAAATAAATAACTTTGAAAAATTACTCTCTGAAAGCAACACAATAATACTGAAATTTTTCCTATATATCAGCCAGGATGAGCAGTTGGAGAGATTCAAGCAGCGTATTGATGATCCCGCCAAACAGTGGAAAATCAGCGAAAGTGATTATACTGAGGCAAAATATTGGGACGAGTATATCTGTGCTTTTGAAGACATGCTAAATCAATGCAGCACCGAATACGCACCTTGGTTCGTTATCCCCGCAAACCACAAATGGTTCCGGGACTTGGCCGTAGCCTCGATTATTTCTGAAGCATTAAAAAAATTAAACCCCCAGTTTCCTGCCCCCACCGTCAACCTGGAAGAGATAAAAATGAAGTATCACCAACTTAAGAACTCGCAATAA
- a CDS encoding Ig-like domain-containing protein: protein MKEQFLKATLCLAIVSSLYGCSGGSKESKSPEETDDITAPTLTLTPTGGSTIEEGDKVLLSFDEPVELGDISLSGSMQELGELYQISEDSLELRPKDVWGEGEELSLVINAQDSAGNQMTESDVKYQVENIAPNVNSILPQDIRLEKNDSFKVQFSETMDVDSLQLGGILLEDDYKVVWSATEIENDTLTIIPKEYWIAGQERTINVDVMDLAGNPIPTVNSSFTVPMYFDNFTPASVVIGQDNFSDIVSETSAKNLGVFPAGNPAVSSDGKLFITDRRNKRVLVFNEIPFSNGASADFALGVDSLDSSDSSDDRKSLQMPVQANINDGKLIISQVEGERQILIYNQVPMDGTAVPEVVLGAWGKGVDGCYSGDDDKATSAILVDGKIIAVDEINSRALVWNSIPTEDNTTASLVIGQPTMESCTANAGSDGNSGGPTAQTLADPSAVWSDGDKLAIIDSLNNRILLWNEFPIGNYIAADVVLGQENFSIDERPDNATEKDLSYPWLGIWSNGIQLFVTDTNNNRVLIWDQWPEENYAAADSVLGQSDFVKSAYNDSNQDGVHDTGEHPSASTLRLPTGVFGYKDSLFVTDSANNRVLIFKSQ from the coding sequence ATGAAAGAGCAGTTTTTAAAAGCAACACTTTGCCTCGCTATTGTCTCATCTTTATACGGTTGTAGTGGAGGATCTAAAGAAAGCAAATCTCCTGAAGAGACAGATGATATTACTGCACCAACTTTGACCCTTACTCCTACAGGTGGTAGTACTATCGAAGAAGGTGATAAGGTGTTACTGAGTTTTGATGAGCCAGTAGAGCTAGGTGATATCTCACTGTCTGGTTCTATGCAGGAACTCGGGGAGCTATACCAAATAAGTGAAGATTCACTTGAACTAAGGCCGAAAGATGTTTGGGGAGAAGGGGAAGAGCTATCCTTAGTAATCAATGCTCAGGACAGCGCTGGTAATCAAATGACGGAGAGTGACGTCAAGTATCAAGTTGAGAACATTGCCCCTAATGTAAATAGTATACTTCCACAGGATATTCGCCTGGAAAAGAACGATTCTTTTAAAGTCCAATTTTCTGAGACTATGGATGTAGATAGTCTTCAATTAGGTGGGATATTACTTGAAGATGACTACAAGGTTGTTTGGTCTGCTACCGAAATCGAAAATGATACGCTAACTATTATCCCAAAAGAATACTGGATCGCTGGGCAGGAACGCACAATAAACGTTGATGTAATGGATTTAGCGGGAAATCCTATTCCTACAGTAAACAGCAGTTTTACTGTGCCGATGTATTTCGACAATTTTACTCCGGCGTCAGTGGTGATTGGTCAGGATAATTTTTCAGACATAGTTTCGGAGACCAGTGCTAAAAACCTTGGGGTCTTTCCCGCTGGTAATCCTGCTGTTAGTTCTGATGGGAAACTATTTATAACGGATCGAAGAAATAAGCGTGTCTTGGTTTTTAACGAAATACCTTTCTCGAATGGGGCTTCTGCTGATTTTGCTCTAGGTGTCGATAGTCTGGATAGCTCCGATTCATCGGATGATAGAAAGTCGCTTCAAATGCCAGTTCAGGCTAATATTAATGACGGTAAATTAATTATTTCTCAGGTTGAAGGGGAAAGGCAGATTTTGATTTATAACCAAGTCCCTATGGACGGGACGGCAGTCCCTGAAGTGGTTTTAGGAGCATGGGGCAAGGGGGTTGATGGATGTTATAGTGGTGATGATGACAAAGCAACATCTGCCATTTTAGTTGATGGAAAAATTATAGCTGTAGATGAAATTAACTCTCGCGCGTTGGTTTGGAATAGTATTCCAACAGAAGATAATACAACCGCAAGCTTAGTTATTGGTCAGCCTACAATGGAGAGTTGTACCGCTAATGCCGGCTCGGATGGTAATAGTGGGGGACCAACAGCTCAAACTCTTGCTGACCCTTCTGCAGTTTGGAGTGATGGAGATAAGCTTGCAATTATAGATTCTCTAAACAATCGAATTTTGCTCTGGAATGAATTTCCAATAGGGAACTATATTGCAGCAGATGTTGTACTCGGGCAGGAAAATTTTAGTATTGATGAGAGGCCGGATAATGCAACGGAAAAGGATTTAAGTTATCCCTGGTTAGGAATTTGGTCAAATGGAATTCAGCTATTCGTAACTGATACAAATAATAACCGAGTATTAATTTGGGATCAGTGGCCTGAAGAAAATTATGCTGCTGCGGATTCTGTCTTGGGGCAAAGTGATTTTGTAAAATCTGCTTATAATGACTCAAATCAAGACGGAGTTCATGATACCGGTGAACATCCCAGTGCATCCACTTTACGCCTTCCAACAGGGGTCTTTGGTTATAAAGATAGCCTGTTTGTTACTGACTCAGCGAACAATAGGGTTTTGATTTTTAAGTCGCAGTAA
- a CDS encoding cupin domain-containing protein has protein sequence MENLFNSLPDNRTIEHFESLFEGRQCRVERIVSFGQSSPESGWYDQDENEWVLVLSGYGLIEMETGERYRLGEGDYLLIKAGQKHRVVETAQNEPTIWLAIFYQY, from the coding sequence ATGGAGAACCTTTTCAACTCATTGCCGGATAACAGGACTATAGAGCACTTCGAGAGCCTGTTTGAAGGGAGGCAGTGTAGAGTGGAGCGAATAGTGTCTTTCGGCCAGTCCTCCCCAGAGTCTGGTTGGTATGATCAAGATGAGAACGAATGGGTATTGGTGCTATCTGGTTACGGTTTGATTGAAATGGAAACCGGTGAACGTTATAGATTGGGTGAGGGAGATTATCTTTTAATCAAGGCTGGACAGAAACATCGAGTTGTGGAGACCGCTCAAAATGAGCCCACTATATGGTTGGCAATTTTTTATCAGTACTAA